In Zingiber officinale cultivar Zhangliang chromosome 11B, Zo_v1.1, whole genome shotgun sequence, a single window of DNA contains:
- the LOC122033653 gene encoding protein SODIUM POTASSIUM ROOT DEFECTIVE 1-like: MKASGFLCRSQASTAVCVPGDPRLMILPRGYSRLVDSRRLSSGSRSRAVTLPMVTKKQRSDSRLRPTATAVAAAAATNGQVFQVVVMRVSIHCQGCAGKVRKHLSKMEGVTSFSIDLESKRVTVMGHVSPVGVLESISKVKKAEFWPCS; the protein is encoded by the exons ATGAAGGCCAGCGGATTTCTCTGCCGGTCACAGGCCTCGACGGCGGTTTGCGTCCCAGGCGATCCCCGGTTGATGATACTACCGCGTGGGTATTCCCGCCTTGTCGACTCTCGGAGACTCAGCTCTGGCAGCCGGAGTCGGGCAGTCACCCTCCCGATGGTTACAAAGAAGCAAAGATCCGACTCACGACTACGGCCCACAGCCACCGCCGTCGCCGCCGCTGCCGCAACCAATGGCCAAGTCTTCCAA GTGGTGGTCATGAGAGTTTCAATCCATTGCCAAGGATGCGCAGGAAAAGTGAGGAAACATCTCTCTAAAATGGAAG GTGTGACATCCTTCAGCATAGATCTGGAATCCAAGAGGGTAACAGTGATGGGGCATGTGTCCCCTGTGGGGGTCCTGGAGAGCATATCAAAGGTGAAAAAGGCCGAGTTCTGGCCATGCTCATGA
- the LOC122034625 gene encoding F-box/kelch-repeat protein At1g22040-like: protein MGNLSSVSVSKSISVGESCSTSNGDSNKRTRMCCLDDKPRLFVSLPDEISMQILARLPRIYYLNAKMVSRSWEVAIMSDELFQTRRELGVTEEWLYVMTKAETDKVSWHALDPRLSRWQRLPPMPHIVSKESKRGLLGLKLSSAVGSSIKLAVAGIIRRWLGQRDSLDQMPFCGCAVGSVNGCLYVLGGFSQDSAINCVWKYDPCLNLWQEVSSMTSARAFCKTGLLNNKLYVAGGVIRGRNGLTPLQTAEVFDPVTGLWTELPSMPFLKTQMWPNVLLADMSKPIATGMVSYRGRLCVPQSLYSWPFFFDMGGEVYDPETNSWSEMTPGMGDGWPTKQVGTKLGCVVNGDLYALDPSRYLDNGKIKMYDYQEDVWRDVIKKVPVLHFTDSESPYLLAGFLGTLHVITKGTNDHILILKADLQKSKCLNVSTSSGASSDSRNETSVSWTEDEPEFWKVIASKDFGTAELVNCQVLDI, encoded by the coding sequence ATGGGGAATCTCTCAAGTGTGTCTGTCAGCAAGTCTATTTCAGTAGGTGAGAGTTGCAGCACATCCAATGGTGATTCAAACAAGAGGACGAGGATGTGCTGTTTGGATGACAAGCCAAGGCTGTTTGTTAGTCTTCCAGATGAAATCTCGATGCAAATACTTGCAAGGTTGCCTAGAATTTACTACCTGAATGCTAAAATGGTTTCACGGAGTTGGGAAGTAgcaatcatgagcgatgagcttTTTCAGACAAGGAGAGAACTGGGGGTGACTGAAGAATGGTTATATGTGATGACAAAGGCTGAAACAGACAAGGTTTCTTGGCACGCATTGGACCCTCGTTTGAGTAGGTGGCAACGGTTGCCTCCGATGCCACATATTGTCAGTAAGGAATCAAAGAGGGGGTTACTTGGACTTAAATTGTCGAGTGCAGTGGGGTCTAGCATCAAACTTGCGGTTGCTGGTATCATAAGGAGGTGGCTTGGACAGAGGGATAGCTTGGATCAAATGCCCTTTTGTGGTTGTGCTGTTGGTAGTGTCAATGGTTGCCTCTATGTGTTAGGGGGGTTTTCTCAAGACTCTGCGATCAATTGTGTCTGGAAATATGATCCATGCCTTAACTTATGGCAGGAAGTTAGTTCCATGACTAGTGCTAGAGCTTTTTGTAAGACAGGCCTGTTAAACAACAAACTCTATGTTGCAGGAGGGGTTATCAGGGGCAGAAATGGCTTAACTCCTTTACAAACAGCTGAAGTCTTTGATCCTGTAACAGGTCTTTGGACTGAGTTGCCAAGCATGCCTTTTTTGAAAACTCAAATGTGGCCTAATGTTTTATTAGCTGACATGTCGAAGCCTATCGCAACTGGAATGGTTTCATATAGGGGAAGATTATGTGTGCCTCAGAGCTTATATTCCTGGCCCTTCTTTTTTGATATGGGCGGTGAGGTCTATGACCCAGAAACAAATTCTTGGTCAGAAATGACTCCTGGTATGGGTGATGGTTGGCCTACAAAGCAGGTAGGGACAAAGCTGGGTTGTGTCGTCAATGGAGATTTGTATGCCTTGGATCCTTCTAGATACTTGGATAATGGAAAGATAAAGATGTATGATTATCAGGAGGATGTTTGGAGAGATGTTATAAAAAAGGTTCCAGTTCTTCATTTTACCGACTCTGAATCTCCATATTTGCTTGCTGGTTTTCTTGGGACTCTCCATGTTATTACAAAAGGTACCAACGACCATATTCTGATATTGAAGGCTGATTTACAGAAATCTAAATGCTTAAATGTTTCAACTTCATCTGGTGCTTCAAGTGATTCCAGAAATGAAACCTCTGTTTCTTGGACAGAGGATGAACCTGAATTTTGGAAAGTGATTGCTTCGAAGGATTTTGGGACAGCTGAGCTTGTAAACTGTCAGGTCCTTGATATTTGA